A part of Gossypium hirsutum isolate 1008001.06 chromosome A07, Gossypium_hirsutum_v2.1, whole genome shotgun sequence genomic DNA contains:
- the LOC107953253 gene encoding NAC domain-containing protein 90-like (The RefSeq protein has 1 substitution compared to this genomic sequence) yields MEIPAGFRFFPTEEELVSFYLRNQLDGRRQEMHSVIPVLNIYDVEPWDLPQLAGERCRRDTEQWFYFTPRQEREARGGRANRTTASGYWKATGSPSYVYSSDDRVIGMKKTMVFYKGKAPSGKKTKWKMNEYRAIEAVPNPTAVTRTPMLRHEFSLCRIYVVSGSFRAFDRRPLETVSRATQLHENRTATFSERASMMEVTSSSSTSHSGGDHSDQPEANEDDIWEMVNDLKEPPLGWEQMNWTGV; encoded by the exons ATGGAGATCCCAGCTGGTTTTCGGTTTTTTCCTACAGAAGAAGAGTTAGTTTCCTTCTACCTACGCAACCAATTAGACGGCCGGAGACAAGAGATGCACAGTGTTATTCCTGTTCTCAACATTTACGATGTCGAGCCATGGGACCTTCCTC AGCTTGCGGGGGAGCGTTGTAGACGAGACACTGAGCAATGGTTTTACTTCACACCAAGACAAGAGAGGGAAGCTCGAGGTGGGAGAGCTAACCGAACTACTGCTTCTGGCTACTGGAAGGCAACAGGGTCTCCCAGCTATGTCTACTCCTCCGATGACCGAGTGATCGGAATGAAGAAAACAATGGTTTTCTATAAGGGGAAAGCTCCTTCTGGGAAGAAAACCAAATGGAAGATGAATGAGTATAGAGCTATAGAAGCTGTGCCCAACCCGACTGCTGTTACCACGACTCCGATG TTGAGACACGAATTCAGTTTGTGTCGAATCTACGTGGTATCAGGCAGCTTTCGAGCATTCGATAGACGCCCACTCGAAACTGTATCACGAGCAACACAACTTCATGAGAATAGGACTGCAACATTTTCAGAGAGAGCCTCTATGATGGAGGTAACAAGCTCCTCAAGTACTTCACACTCTGGAGGAGACCACTCTGATCAACCAGAAGCAAATGAAGATGATATTTGGGAGATGGTTAACGATCTCAAAGAACCTCCCTTAGGATGGGAACAAATGAACTGGACTGGGGTTTAG